A part of Oryctolagus cuniculus chromosome 4, mOryCun1.1, whole genome shotgun sequence genomic DNA contains:
- the LOC100339009 gene encoding ATP synthase-coupling factor 6, mitochondrial, giving the protein MILQKLFRFSSVVRSAVAVHLRRNIGVTAVAFNKELDPVQKLFVDKIREYESKRQASGGPVDAGPSYQQDLEKELFKLKQMFGKADMNTFPTFKFEDPKFETIEKPQS; this is encoded by the coding sequence ATGATCCTGCAGAAGCTCTTCAGGTTCTCCTCTGTCGTCCGCTCAGCAGTTGCAGTCCATCTGCGGAGGAACATTGGTGTAACAGCAGTGGCATTTAATAAGGAGCTTGATCCTGTACAGAAACTCTTCGTGGACAAGATTAGAGAATACGAATCTAAGCGACAGGCATCAGGAGGACCTGTTGATGCAGGCCCATCATACCAGCAAGATCTGGAAAAAGAGCTTTTTAAGCTGAAGCAAATGTTTGGTAAAGCAGATATGAATACGTTCCCTACCTTCAAATTTGAAGATCCCAAATTTGAAACCATTGAAAAACCCCAGTCCTGa